From the Chloroflexota bacterium genome, one window contains:
- a CDS encoding adenosylcobalamin-dependent ribonucleoside-diphosphate reductase, whose amino-acid sequence MLKERNTNSSDGGYTHQAARDADLRRALAEHGIASEHINEVLAQLNVLAAAPANDAATENGSNGSGAYSSNANGSDALPRSAALSENARIIMQQRYLMKGDDGEPVEDPDGLFHRVSNAVAQGEMPEARKVWARRYYELMTSLKFLPNSPTLVNAGTGGRGCLSACFVVSPDDNMNSIMQVASDAAMIEKWGGGIGFGFSRLRPRRDRIATTHGEACGPIAVMKLYSSVGATLTQGAFRLGAHMGQLSITHPDVREFIHCKDNDDTLQNFNISVQITDDFMRAVNNDEDWSFYNPRDTGDGPVNEVVDTVRARDLWREICESAWKTGDPGVVFIDRVWDTQPNPQMGDIQTSNPCGEEFLENYGNCCLGSINLDKHVTAGGFDYDSLEDTVRTAVRFLDDVIEVNQFPMPKLREVNLATRRIGLGVMGWADALIRMGVPYDSPRALQLTEEVAGFMNKTAWDESARLAAERGPFPEYEDSALKTRGLPPVRNSSVITIAPTGTISRLADCSSGIEPHFANAWWSNVLWKGSDGAGEAAERLLDAPKSVWEALRERLDDEEQVRAVLEQLADAPADAERIFTENGIDPAHFRTSMLISPEAHVRMQAAWQKYVTNSVSKTINLPNSATIEDVEAAYYLAWQTECKAVTVYRDGSKSMQVLETGKDSDTADDAVAGDANMDKNGFLVPRERPTAVLGITERVRTGHGTMYVTVNFDNDNMPFELFTAIGKAGGSEPAHLEGLSRMVTLCLRSGIDPNAIIYHLSGITSEPMWDNGVLIRSAEDGVAHVLKKHLNGPNNPGESGAKSDGAAQLGLFTTPKFAESGATYAPSAGQADAAQPSGDYQRMHLRADCATCPGRVIHQEGCLRCLDCGYTKCE is encoded by the coding sequence GTGTTAAAGGAACGCAACACTAACAGTTCTGACGGTGGATACACGCATCAGGCGGCGCGCGATGCCGACCTGCGGCGGGCGCTCGCAGAGCATGGCATCGCAAGCGAGCATATCAACGAGGTGCTCGCCCAGCTGAATGTCCTTGCGGCTGCGCCTGCAAACGACGCGGCAACCGAGAACGGTAGCAACGGCAGTGGCGCGTATAGCAGCAATGCCAACGGCAGCGACGCATTACCGCGCTCTGCGGCGCTGTCCGAGAACGCGCGCATCATCATGCAGCAGCGCTACCTGATGAAAGGCGACGACGGCGAGCCGGTCGAAGACCCGGACGGGCTGTTCCACCGCGTATCCAACGCCGTGGCGCAGGGAGAAATGCCGGAAGCCCGCAAGGTTTGGGCACGCCGCTACTACGAGCTGATGACGTCGCTAAAGTTTCTACCGAACTCGCCGACGCTGGTCAACGCGGGCACCGGCGGGCGAGGATGCCTGTCCGCCTGCTTCGTGGTATCGCCCGACGACAATATGAACTCCATCATGCAGGTCGCCAGCGACGCCGCGATGATAGAGAAGTGGGGCGGCGGCATCGGCTTCGGCTTCTCGCGCTTGCGTCCCAGACGCGACCGTATCGCCACCACACACGGCGAGGCTTGCGGGCCCATCGCGGTGATGAAGCTATACTCGTCCGTCGGCGCAACGCTCACGCAGGGCGCGTTCCGGCTGGGCGCGCACATGGGGCAGCTCAGCATCACGCACCCCGATGTGCGCGAGTTCATTCACTGCAAGGACAACGACGACACTCTGCAAAACTTCAACATATCGGTGCAGATTACCGACGACTTCATGCGCGCCGTGAACAACGACGAAGATTGGTCGTTCTACAACCCGCGCGACACGGGCGACGGTCCGGTCAACGAGGTTGTGGACACGGTTCGCGCGCGCGACCTGTGGCGCGAAATCTGCGAATCCGCGTGGAAGACCGGCGACCCCGGCGTGGTCTTCATCGACCGCGTCTGGGACACGCAGCCCAACCCGCAGATGGGCGACATCCAGACGAGCAACCCGTGCGGTGAAGAGTTCTTGGAGAACTACGGCAACTGCTGCCTTGGCTCTATCAACCTTGACAAGCATGTGACCGCCGGCGGCTTCGACTACGACAGTCTCGAAGATACGGTGCGGACGGCGGTGCGCTTCCTCGACGATGTTATCGAAGTCAACCAGTTCCCGATGCCGAAACTGCGCGAGGTGAATCTCGCCACGCGGCGCATCGGTCTGGGCGTGATGGGCTGGGCGGACGCGCTCATCCGCATGGGTGTGCCATACGACTCGCCGCGCGCGCTGCAGCTCACCGAAGAGGTGGCGGGCTTCATGAACAAAACGGCGTGGGACGAATCCGCGCGGCTCGCCGCAGAGCGCGGTCCGTTCCCCGAGTACGAAGACTCCGCGCTCAAGACTCGTGGATTGCCGCCCGTTCGCAACTCCAGCGTCATAACCATCGCGCCGACCGGCACGATAAGCCGTCTCGCGGATTGCTCGTCCGGCATCGAGCCGCACTTCGCCAACGCGTGGTGGTCGAATGTGCTGTGGAAGGGCAGCGACGGCGCGGGTGAAGCGGCCGAACGCCTGCTGGACGCGCCGAAGTCGGTCTGGGAAGCATTGCGAGAGCGTCTGGACGACGAGGAGCAGGTACGCGCCGTGCTGGAGCAGCTCGCGGACGCGCCCGCCGACGCAGAGCGCATATTCACCGAGAACGGAATCGACCCGGCGCACTTCCGCACCTCCATGCTCATCAGCCCGGAGGCGCATGTGCGGATGCAGGCGGCGTGGCAGAAGTATGTAACGAACTCGGTATCGAAGACCATCAACCTACCCAACAGCGCAACCATCGAGGATGTCGAAGCTGCCTATTATCTGGCGTGGCAGACGGAATGCAAGGCGGTTACGGTGTATCGCGACGGCTCTAAGTCGATGCAGGTATTGGAGACAGGCAAGGACTCCGACACCGCGGACGATGCCGTCGCGGGAGACGCGAACATGGACAAGAACGGCTTCCTCGTGCCGCGCGAGCGTCCTACGGCGGTGCTGGGCATAACGGAGCGCGTTCGCACCGGGCACGGCACGATGTATGTAACCGTGAACTTCGACAACGACAATATGCCGTTCGAGCTGTTCACCGCCATCGGCAAGGCGGGCGGCAGCGAGCCGGCGCACCTCGAAGGACTGTCGCGCATGGTGACGCTGTGCCTACGCTCCGGCATCGACCCGAACGCGATAATCTACCACCTGAGCGGCATCACATCCGAGCCGATGTGGGACAACGGCGTGCTAATCCGCTCGGCGGAAGACGGCGTGGCGCATGTTCTGAAGAAGCACCTGAACGGCCCGAACAACCCGGGCGAATCGGGCGCGAAGAGCGACGGCGCGGCGCAGCTGGGCTTGTTCACCACGCCGAAGTTCGCCGAATCCGGCGCGACGTATGCGCCGAGCGCAGGGCAAGCGGACGCGGCGCAGCCGAGCGGCGACTATCAGCGCATGCATCTGCGCGCCGACTGCGCCACATGCCCTGGCCGCGTCATCCATCAAGAAGGCTGCCTGCGCTGCTTGGATTGCGGCTATACGAAGTGTGAATAG
- a CDS encoding restriction endonuclease produces MYTLSELRDTYHSKIGSDIVRYSERNGSLYPNFADVSSQSSRLIASGIAELIGIPLRTSPKITGQTAGNLFENLTCEFIESAFTAIQHLRPGSWQYLTNQTQISNFTQYQHLESLASLVSKNQALSAALGHGYIVTPDIVIARHPVTQEEANNGRDFLDDSGSATRTPFLSANQSTPHPTLHASISCKWTIRSDRSQNTRTEALNLIRNRKGNLPHIVAVTAEPLPMRIASLALGTGDIDCVYHFALDELHEVCRTNPQMEDQSEMLEVMVEGNRLRDISDLPFDIAV; encoded by the coding sequence ATGTACACGCTTTCAGAACTACGCGACACTTATCATTCCAAAATCGGTTCTGACATAGTCCGATATTCCGAAAGAAACGGTAGTCTATACCCCAACTTTGCAGATGTCAGCAGCCAGTCGAGCAGACTAATCGCAAGCGGAATCGCGGAGTTGATAGGCATTCCGCTCCGTACGAGTCCGAAGATTACCGGGCAGACAGCAGGAAACTTGTTCGAAAACCTCACCTGTGAGTTTATCGAAAGCGCTTTTACGGCTATCCAACATTTGCGACCGGGCAGTTGGCAATATCTGACTAATCAGACGCAGATTTCCAATTTCACCCAATATCAGCATCTGGAAAGCCTCGCTTCGCTTGTTAGCAAAAATCAGGCACTGTCTGCGGCGCTTGGGCACGGATATATTGTTACGCCTGACATAGTCATCGCTCGTCATCCGGTAACTCAGGAAGAAGCGAATAACGGCAGAGACTTTCTGGACGACTCGGGTAGCGCGACTCGCACTCCTTTCCTATCCGCTAATCAGTCCACGCCGCATCCCACATTGCATGCGAGCATATCGTGCAAATGGACAATTCGTAGCGACCGTTCTCAGAATACGCGGACGGAAGCGCTTAACCTAATTCGCAATCGCAAGGGAAATCTGCCACACATCGTGGCGGTAACGGCTGAACCCTTGCCGATGCGGATTGCGTCCCTCGCCCTCGGCACAGGCGACATAGACTGCGTATATCACTTTGCGTTAGACGAACTACATGAGGTCTGCAGGACTAACCCGCAGATGGAAGACCAGTCGGAGATGTTGGAAGTCATGGTAGAGGGCAACCGTCTGCGCGACATAAGCGATCTGCCTTTTGACATTGCCGTGTAA
- a CDS encoding NUDIX domain-containing protein, producing MLKAKVAAHLILVNGRNEILMLRRFNTGFKDGEYGLVAGHVEDGESLKSAMIREAREEASIVLSPDEMEVVGVIPSLFDEYVYFFLSVDGWCGDAKNMEPDKCDDMRWFHLGDLPENTVSYIRQAIGNYVDGKWFSEIKAADI from the coding sequence ATGCTTAAAGCTAAAGTTGCAGCACATCTTATCTTGGTGAACGGCCGCAACGAGATTCTCATGCTGCGGAGATTCAACACGGGATTCAAGGATGGCGAGTATGGTCTCGTTGCTGGTCATGTGGAGGATGGGGAGAGCCTGAAGAGTGCGATGATAAGGGAGGCGCGCGAGGAAGCGAGCATTGTCTTGTCGCCCGATGAGATGGAAGTTGTCGGTGTAATCCCTTCTCTTTTCGATGAGTATGTGTACTTCTTCTTAAGCGTTGATGGTTGGTGTGGCGACGCCAAGAACATGGAACCTGACAAGTGCGATGATATGAGGTGGTTCCACCTTGGAGACCTTCCTGAGAATACAGTGTCTTACATTAGGCAGGCGATCGGGAATTATGTCGATGGGAAGTGGTTCAGCGAGATCAAAGCTGCTGACATTTAG
- a CDS encoding Uma2 family endonuclease — MVTTTKLVTADELLAMPDDGFRYELVRGELRKMAPAGRVHGKRGNRVNVSLSLYVYENDLGETYLAETGFHLETDPDHVLAPDGAFVSKEREEATPEAGGFFPGHPDLVIEVISPSDRYTEVEEKVKEWFNAGTRMVIVVNPRNRTVRVYRSLADSDLLAEADTLDGGEVVPGWRLPVADIFS, encoded by the coding sequence ATGGTTACGACAACGAAACTGGTAACGGCTGACGAACTGCTTGCCATGCCGGACGACGGCTTTCGCTACGAACTGGTGAGGGGAGAGCTTAGGAAGATGGCGCCTGCAGGACGCGTGCATGGGAAACGAGGCAATAGAGTAAATGTAAGCCTGTCTCTGTATGTATATGAGAACGATCTGGGAGAGACTTATCTTGCCGAGACGGGCTTCCATCTTGAAACCGATCCTGACCATGTACTTGCCCCGGACGGGGCCTTTGTGAGCAAGGAACGTGAGGAGGCTACTCCTGAAGCGGGCGGATTCTTTCCCGGCCATCCCGACCTAGTAATCGAAGTCATTTCACCCAGCGACCGATATACCGAAGTTGAAGAGAAAGTCAAAGAATGGTTCAATGCCGGTACGCGGATGGTCATCGTGGTTAACCCGCGCAACCGCACGGTGAGGGTATATCGCTCGCTTGCCGACTCTGACCTGCTGGCGGAAGCGGACACGCTGGACGGCGGCGAAGTCGTACCCGGCTGGCGATTGCCGGTAGCCGATATATTTTCCTAG
- a CDS encoding ABC transporter permease, producing the protein MTTPTAPRIRARRAGFLRDVLSVAIRALRGIPRDPEAIYPALIIPVFFYAINIGALQDVAERIPGLDYKAFQLPVGIIFAVTGVSRAVTMVTDIQSGYFDRLSLTPINRLAMLLGFTVADFVLVIALTLPVVLLGFIVGVRFESGILGLLLFVALSGLWGLAYTGFPYAIAFKTGNPAAVNSSFLLFFPFVFLTTVFVPREAMTGWLATVAIFNPVTYLLDALRSLISVGWDFAALLKGIGAIALVGTVSGTLALTTLRGRTRRK; encoded by the coding sequence ATGACTACGCCCACCGCGCCGCGAATTCGCGCCAGACGCGCGGGCTTTCTCCGCGATGTGCTGTCCGTGGCGATTCGTGCGCTGCGAGGCATCCCGCGCGACCCGGAGGCGATATACCCCGCGCTCATAATCCCGGTGTTCTTCTACGCCATCAATATCGGGGCATTGCAGGATGTCGCCGAGCGCATTCCCGGTCTCGATTACAAGGCGTTTCAGTTGCCGGTGGGCATCATCTTCGCCGTGACAGGCGTCTCTCGCGCCGTGACGATGGTAACGGACATTCAGTCGGGCTATTTCGACCGCCTTTCGCTGACGCCGATAAACCGGCTGGCGATGCTGCTGGGCTTCACGGTCGCAGACTTCGTGCTGGTCATCGCACTGACGCTGCCGGTCGTGCTACTCGGCTTCATCGTGGGCGTCAGGTTCGAGTCAGGCATACTGGGGCTGCTGCTGTTCGTGGCGCTATCGGGGCTATGGGGGCTAGCGTACACGGGCTTTCCGTACGCCATCGCGTTCAAGACGGGCAACCCGGCCGCCGTCAATTCGAGCTTCTTGCTGTTCTTTCCGTTCGTGTTCCTGACAACCGTGTTCGTGCCGCGCGAGGCGATGACCGGCTGGCTGGCGACAGTCGCCATATTCAACCCGGTTACATACCTGCTGGACGCGCTGCGCTCGCTCATCAGCGTGGGCTGGGACTTCGCGGCGCTGCTGAAAGGCATAGGCGCAATCGCGCTGGTCGGCACGGTGAGCGGCACGCTGGCGCTCACGACACTGCGCGGCAGAACCCGGCGCAAGTAG
- the nrdR gene encoding transcriptional repressor NrdR gives MRCPYCDCSNTKVVDSRESGVSIRRRRECSLCGRRFTTYERAQMKSMMVVKRDGRREEFSRDKLWASLTKACAKRPLTVGSIDKVIDEIEAHLSEQSKAEFPSQSIGAMVMSRLSSLDQVAYIRFASVYLDFGDVESFKTEIDALLDTGAMRNGNSDINQLALLDGDIAASAPSPESTAHPHAKPPA, from the coding sequence ATGCGCTGTCCTTACTGCGATTGCTCCAATACGAAGGTTGTGGACTCGCGAGAGTCCGGCGTTAGCATACGCCGGCGGCGCGAGTGTTCGCTCTGCGGCAGGCGATTTACGACATACGAGCGCGCGCAGATGAAGTCCATGATGGTCGTCAAGCGCGACGGCAGACGCGAGGAGTTCAGCCGCGACAAACTCTGGGCGAGCCTCACGAAGGCGTGCGCCAAGCGTCCGCTCACGGTCGGCAGCATCGACAAAGTGATCGACGAAATAGAGGCGCACCTGTCCGAGCAGAGCAAGGCGGAGTTCCCGTCGCAGTCCATCGGCGCAATGGTGATGTCCAGGCTGTCGAGCTTGGATCAGGTCGCGTACATTCGCTTCGCCAGCGTCTATCTCGACTTCGGCGATGTGGAAAGCTTCAAGACGGAAATCGACGCGCTGCTCGACACCGGCGCGATGCGCAACGGCAACTCCGACATCAACCAGCTCGCCCTGTTGGACGGCGACATCGCCGCATCCGCGCCCTCGCCGGAAAGCACGGCGCACCCGCATGCAAAACCGCCTGCCTAG